From a single Brassica napus cultivar Da-Ae chromosome C9, Da-Ae, whole genome shotgun sequence genomic region:
- the LOC106431818 gene encoding protein LIGHT-DEPENDENT SHORT HYPOCOTYLS 5 — protein sequence MEGETAVKAAASSSSSPSRYESQKRRDWNTFLQYLKNHKPPLTLSRCSGAHVIEFLKYLDQFGKTKVHVAACPFFGVPYPPAQCTCPLRQAWGSLDSLIGRLRAAFEEIGGGLPESNPLAAKAIRIYLKEVRETQAKARGIPYDKKKRKRPRTAKETQKPDDGEGAGGSGSGDSALVISATVV from the coding sequence ATGGAGGGAGAAACCGCAGTGAAGGCAGCGGCAAGTTCCTCATCATCACCAAGCCGCTATGAGTCGCAAAAGAGACGAGACTGGAACACTTTCCTACAGTATCTAAAAAACCACAAGCCACCTTTAACCCTGTCTCGTTGCAGTGGCGCACACGTCATCGAGTTCCTTAAGTACCTCGACCAGTTTGGTAAGACCAAAGTCCACGTCGCGGCTTGTCCCTTCTTCGGAGTACCGTACCCACCGGCTCAGTGCACTTGCCCTCTCAGGCAGGCTTGGGGAAGCCTCGACTCTCTCATCGGCCGTCTAAGGGCTGCGTTCGAGGAAATCGGCGGTGGTCTTCCAGAGTCAAACCCTTTAGCTGCCAAAGCGATTAGGATCTATCTTAAAGAAGTACGTGAAACTCAGGCTAAGGCTCGAGGGATTCCATACGACAAGAAGAAACGGAAACGACCTCGTACAGCTAAGGAAACTCAGAAGCCCGATGATGGAGAAGGTGCCGGTGGAAGTGGAAGTGGTGATTCTGCTTTGGTTATTTCTGCAACTGTGGTATAG